In Nitrospirae bacterium YQR-1, the genomic stretch TTTGTAAATTCTGTTTTTTCATATATACAACGGAATGTATCATCGTTTCTTCCCAACAACAAAAAGGATTGTTTTACCACAGATGATTTCTTTGAATTTTTTTATTGGGCGCTTTCAACTTCCAAAGAGATTGACGCAGTGGTTGTGCTTGCCCTGGATGCACCTTTCAGTGCCAACAACGGGGCCCTTATGAGTAACATTTGTGAGTTTTGGGTACCCAACAAGTTTACCATAAACCGGATAAAAACAATGAACTACAACCTGCGCATAAACAGAATAAACAAGAGCGTTTATTATGGCGCCTCGGTTAATCCTAACAGAAGAGACTGGATTGAAGAGTTTGACTATGCCCTTGAGACTGGAAGCCCTGTACTCTTTAAGCTTGTACCATCGGCTCAGCACATAGATTTAACAGATAAGCGCTATGTGAAGTTCTACAAAAAACTTTCAGACAACAACATGCCTCTTTTGTGCCACACCGGGCCTGAGTATGCCCTTACCGAGGGGATTAAACACATGGAAAGGGATGAGTTTGAAAAGCTTCGGCTGCCTCTGGAGTGTGGCGTCACTGTGATAGCCGCCCACTGTGCCGCACCCGTGTTTCCCACTGATGTTAACCGTGTGGGAGAGTTTTGCCGTTTTATGGAGTGGGCCGACAGAGAGGGATTAAAACTCTATGCCGATACTTCTAATCTTTCTCTTTCAACACGGATGCACGTAATCTCGGAAATACTTACGGGAATACCCTCAAACAGGATGCTTCACGGCTCTGATTTCCCGATTCCTGTGGAGTCCACCCCCATCATGCCAAGCCCGTTTAACAACATTACTCTTACAGATTACCTTCAGATACTTGCCACCTCAAATCCCCTTGACAGAGATGTCGTTATTAAACGTGCACACGGTTTTTCCGATGCCACACTTTCCACAGCCTTAAAAGTCTTAAACCTGCCTGATAAGTAACAGGATTTATTTAACATTGCCGGCAGTTGGACACTGGCCCGCTTTGGAGGTAAAAGTCTCCAGTTTAAGAGCCTTTTTTTACTTAACCTCTCCGGGTGGTATAAACGATAACAGATAGAAACTATGCGGCTGATTTGTGGTATGATATGGTGTTTTACATTTAAGGAGGCGTAAGACTTGACAATAAGAGAACAGACTGAGCAAATCGAGCGCACGGTGCTGAGCCCACGTGCTTGTTTAAGCATAAACAGTAAGGGGCGCCGGAGAGCTGAACAGGAGGGAGACATCCGTACCTGTTTTCAAAGAGACCGTGACAGGATTATCCACGCCAAATCATTTCGCCGTCTTAAACACAAAACTCAGGTGTTTCTTGCCCCAAAGGGCGACCACTACCGTACCAGACTCACACACGTGCTTGAGGTGTCTCAGATATCCCGAACCATTGCACGCGCCCTGCGCCTCAATGAGGACCTCACCGAGGCCATTGCCCTGGGACACGACCTCGGACACACCCCATTTGGACACGCCGGTGAGTCCGTCCTCAGGAAAATCCACCCCGGCGGCTTTGACCACTACGTGCAGAGCCTCAGAGTGGTTGACTTCATAGAAAAAGACGGCAGAGGACTAAACCTCACGCATGAGGTCAGAGACGGTATCATAAAACACTCTAAGGGTAAGGGAAGCATCCTGCCCGATAACTCAGCAAAAATGGCCGAAACCCTCGAGGGACAGGTTGTCAGAATATCCGACATCATTGCCTACGTTAACCACGACCTTGATGATGCGCTAAGGGCCGAGGTCATACAAAAAACTGATATCCCTTCTGAAATTTCCAACGCCATTGGCGACACTCATGCCAAAAGAATAAACACAATGGTGACCGACCTTGTGCAAAACACCATTGACAATAACCTCGACACACTAAAGATGAGCGAACCGGTCTTAGGGGCAGTGTATAAACTAAGGGAATTCCTGTATGAAAGAGTTTACGAAAGCGACCGTTTGAAAAGTGAATTTATTAAGGCTAAACATATTTTGGAAAGTCTCTACGGTTATTATCTTGAAAACATACAATTAATACTGGAACATATACCAACTGAGGCGGACGAACACGACCACACAATAGTGCGCGACTTCATAGCCTGCATGACAGACAGGTTTGCTCTTGCAAGGTATGAGAGGATTTTTATACCGGAGAGGTGGACGGATATTTAAATTAATCAAAAAACTTGCACAAAAATACCTGAAATCGAATATAATAGTTTTGTGATAGACCTGCACACCCATAGCATATTCAGTGACGGTGAGCTGATACCCTCTGAGCTTGTTGCAAGGGCGGCAGACTGCGGTTATAAGGCTATAGCAATTACCGATCATGTGGATACATCAAATCTGGGCTCGGTAGTGCCAAATATTGTAAGGATTGCCGGTGATTTAAACCGCTATTGGTCAATAAGGGTAATCCCTGGGGTTGAGATAACACATGTGCCTGCGCAGATGATAGCGGATATTGCTAAAGAGGCCCGCTCTCTGGGGGCTAAAGTGGTTTTGGTTCACGGTGAAACAATCGTGGAGCCCATTGCAAAAGGCACCAACCGGGCAGCTATAGAGGCGGGGGTTGACGTTTTGGCACACCCCGGGCTTATCACTGAAGAGGACGTTGAGCTTGCAAAACACCGTGGCGTGGCTTTAGAGATATCAGCACGAAAGGGGCACTGTCTGTCAAATGGTTATGTGGCAAAGATGGCATTAAAACACTCTGCCCTGCTGGTAATCAACAGTGATTCCCACGGGCCGCAGGATTTAATAAACCGCACTATGGCTGAGGCTATTTTGCTTTCAGCCGGAATCGGCAGAGACGACATTGCCGCTGTGTTTAAAAATTCGGAAGATATAGTGTCTAAACTTAAAATATAAAACCAATCGGAGTACTAAATGCCAAAGCAAATTAAGAAAAAAACAGTGAAACATACAAAGCAGGGCGAGGAGTTGAAGGGAACGCTTCATGAGATAAGTTCTTTTTACGAAAGACAAAAAAAAGAAATACACATTGCAGCCGGAATATTGGCTTTTTTATTGCTTGCTACGGTAGCTGTTATAGGTTATATGAAATACACGGCAGCAGAGGCGGAAAACCTGAAAATGACGGGCTTTGCCAATTACTATTCCCCGCCCGGCGCCGACAGGCCGGAGCGTCTTAAAACCGCATTGGATGCCTTTGTGCGCTCCAACTCTTTAAAACCCTCACCCCTTACTATGCTCTACATAGCCTCGTGTAACTATGAGCTGGGAAAACAGGATGAGGCTGTCAAACTGCTGGTTGATTTAAACCTTAAGTATGCACAAAACAATGAAATTCTGCCCCTTTCGTATCTTAAGCTATTCAATATATACAGAGAGAGAAAGGACTTTGAAAAAGCTTTGGAGACTGTAAAAGCGCTCTATGCCTTGCGCACCTCCATCTACAAGGATGTGGCCTTAAACGAATGGGCTATGCTTCTTACTGAAATGGGTAAGGCGCAGGAGGGTAAAGATAAATATGAAGAACTCAAAAAGAATTACCCAAACTCACCCTATGTTATGAAAGATACAGATAACCCAATGCTCTCTGGTACTGAGGAAAGTCCGCTTACGCTTGATGACATTAAAGCACCGGAGCCCGCACCTGAGACCAGAAGCGATAATAAGACAGTGGAAAAACCCCAAAGTGATAATAAAACAGTAGTAAAATCTCAAAGCGATAACGTAACAGTAAAGCCTAAGCCTAAACCTAAGACGGATGATAAAAAAGTGAAATCAAAACAAAACCATCATGATAAAAAGAAGACAAAAGAATGACATCCCTGGGCAATGAATGCAACTTGGTATCAATGTGTTATAGTGCCGCCAAAGAGCTTCCCCCTCTAATAAACCTCTCTCAGGGGAGATTTATAGCCCTTTCTCATAGGGGGCCGTGGGCTATACCAGTACGTCTATTTCAGCAAGGTCAATATCTATTCCAGCCATAAGGACAACTTTTGCTTCTTCCAGCTCTCTGTCGTTGTCAAGCAGCTTTTCATGGACTATAAACAAGTATTCCTGAAGTGTCTCGCTTATTTCCCTGCCATAGACCATCCCGTGGCTTTCCGTCTTCATGCCGGTAATTCCATATGAATCAGTTGAAATTACACTTCTGAAAAATATCGGCTTTGTATATCTTTCATCCCCTCCCCAAAGTCTGTAGTATAATGTCTCTTTGCCGTCCTCTTCCTGAATCTTAAAATCCTTATAACCGATACAGCCGGTTCCCTCATTCAGCCAGAAATCCCACTGCTCATCACTCTGTGGATATACCTCTTCAATGATTTGATAGAGAACTATTCCTTCAATCTCATCATTTGCCACGGGTATCTGTAAAACAGATTGATTTCTACTCTCATTTTCCTCGATATAAAACCGATAGACTTTTAGGCTGCCAATCATGAACTTTTCCCCTGCCACCACAGTGTGAATTCCACCCCCCGGAGACTGCACTTTCAAAACATCGGCATTTGTTATAAATTTTGTTTCATCCAATCGAATCATACTGTTTATTTTTATTCCCAGAGGAAGGTTTATATCAATCCGCTCAGGTTTTTTTCTAAAAACCCCTGTCAGTTTGACTTTACTTTTTTCATGTATATGTCTGAATATTCCGGCACCACTCATCTGTAATCCGTCCTCCGGGGAGGTTTATTCCACATTGTTAATCTGATATTTTACATCAAGCTTAACGTCTTTTCTGAGTGAATGATAAATTCCACAGTACTTGTCCAGGGAAAGGTTAATAGCTCTTTGAACTTTCTTTTCCGTAATGTTTTTAGCAGTAATGTTTAGCATAATGTCAAATCCTGAAAAATACTGGGGAGGGGTCTCAGGCTTTACACCTGTGATGTCAACCTTAAATGCCGTAATTTCAACCTTCATTTTCTGTAAAAACATCACACAGTCGGTAGCAATACAAGCTCCTAAGCTCATCATAAAGGGTTCAGAGGGCTGACAACCCCACTGAACGTTAGCGTCATACTCTATTTCATACCCACGCTGAGTGCGTCCAACAAAGATGAAATCCCTGTCCCAGTTAAGCGTAGCCTTAAACACCGTTGAAACCTTAGATTTATATCCCTCTACCTCCCTCTCCAGCCCTTGTATCTCCTGCTCCTCAGACATCTCTATGCCTCCCTCCTGCACTCTTATGTAGTAATGTGGTAAAACTTGTATAATCTACACTAATTGCCTTTTGCAGGTCAATATTAATGTTTTTATACCAAGCTGCATTCATTCTATTAACTTTGTTGGCTTTGTCGAGAGCTCCGGGGTGTCTCCCCTAAGGGTATAGGATAGGTGGGGCGGGGAAACCAAACAAGGAGATACTCTGGGCTATGAAGTTCATTTTTGTAATAGTCTCTGCATATCTATAAATACTTCAGTAAAGTGGTTTCTATCAGTTCAATACTCTGCATCCTGATACCGTCCTCTGCACTGAGTTCTATGTTAAACTCACTTTCCAGTGCAGCAATAATTTTTATATGGTTGAAGGAATCCCACTGCTCTATTGTCTCAGGAGACGAACTGCCGGTGATGGCCTCCTCGGGCAACTCAAGCACAGAGGAGAGTATTTTTCTGACAGTGTCTTTCATCGTATCAGTTAATTTATTCAATGCCATATAAGACTCCGGCAGGGAGGGATATGTAATTGCCATGCCTTATAGAGAACTCCGGCACTTTTGTATGTATGTGTATGCACCCTTGCACTTTCACACTCCCACCGCTCTTTTTTAGCATTTTTAGTATGTCTATGGTAGAAAAATTTTTTGAATTATGTCAATGTAAATCTGTTTGCTGTAAATCATACATCCGGCAACTCCGCGCTATTGCGCTGTAAGTGTTTCAATGGTATAATATATGTTTGCAGTTACTGCTGCTATGCAGCCGCTGTGATATGTTTAAACGAATGTGGAGGATGTTTGCTTTTTAACTCAGTACAGTTTGCCATATTTTTTCCTATTGTAACGATTCTTTATTTTACACTTCCGTTTAAATACAGAAACCTGATGCTTCTGACGGCTAGTGTAATCTTTTACATGGCATTCATCCCTGCATATATCCTGATTCTTGCATTTTTGATAATGCTTGATTTTACTTGCGGAATTCTCATAGAAGACTCCCCTGTGCACAGGAAAAAATTCTACCTCATCTTAAGCATTATTTCAACCTGCTGTGTACTCTTTGTGTTTAAATATTTTAATTTTTTTATTAACAACATATCGTACGCAGCCAATCTCTTACATGTTGATTACTCATTTGCCACCTTAAACATAGTGTTACCGTTGGGACTTTCTTTTCATACATTTCAGTCGTTGAGTTATGTTATAGAGGTTTACAGGGGAAATCAAAAAACAGAAAGGAATATACTGACATATGCCCTTTACGTTATGTTTTATCCGCAACTGGTAGCCGGTCCGATAGAAAGGCCACAGAATCTTTTAAAGCAATTTTATGAGGAGTATAAACCGGACTATGAACGCATAACCAATGGCTTAAAACTAATGGCATATGGATTGTTTAAAAAAGTCGTAGTTGCCGACAGGCTTGCAGTTTTTGTTGACAGAGCATACGCATCACCGGAGCAAAATGCGGGTATTCCAATGATAATAGCAACGATTTTCTTTTCATTTCAGATTTTCTGTGATTTTTCCGGTTATACAGATATAGCACTGGGCTCAGCCGAGGTAATGGGGTTTAAACTCAGGCAAAATTTCAGGCAGCCGTACCTGTCACATTCGATATCTGAGTTTTGGAAAAGGTGGCACATTTCCCTGACAACATGGTTTAAGGATTACATCTACGATTACATCTACATCGCATTAGGAGGCCACAAATGCTCGAAAACCCTTTTTCATCTCAATGTACTCATTGTTTTTTTCATTAGCGGTCTTTGGCATGGCGCAAACTGGACTTTTGTACTTTGGGGCGTGTTAATCGGCATTTATTCTATCGTTGGCAATTTAACAAAGAACTTCAGGGGAAAAATTGTGAAAACCATTGGGCTGCATAAGCTCGGTATAGTTTATAAGGTATGGCAAATAATCATAGTGTTTATCCTTATGACATTTTCATTCATACTGTTTCGGGCAAAGAATCTCTCAGATGCTTTTTATATAATCAAAACTCTTTTTATTAATATCGGAAATATTTCAAATTTGCACTACCTCAAAGCAGTGCTTGCAACACCACAGTTTAGCTTACTTGACCTGAGCATTTCTGTTGTTGCCGTTTTGTTTATTGAAACCGTACATGTGTTTCAAACACGCTATCGTATCAGAGACTGGCTTTCAAGCAGACCGTTTATTTTCAGATGGTCTGTTTACTGGGCAGGGGCTTTAAGTATTATTTTTCTTGGTGTTTTTAGTAATAACCAGTTTATTTATTTTGCATTTTAAAATGGGCATAAAGTTGAATGATTTAAAAATGCTATGGTATAAAATTATTTTTTTCACTGTATCCACGCTGATTCTGGTACTTATGATCAGTGTTGTAACTATTTTTTTAGTACCATTTAAATATGAGGATGATTATATTTATGCTTTTATAGATAAAATCAAAATACTGGAAAGAATCCCCTCTCCAAAGCTCATTGTTGTCGGTGGCTCTGATATAGCCCTTGGTGTCGATTGCGGTAAAATAGAGAAAATATTAAACATTCCGTCAGTTAATTTTGGTTTGTATGGTGGTGTCAGCATTAAGTTTATACTTAGATTCATTAAACCGTATTTAAAGGAAAATGATATTGTGTTGATAATGCCTGCATACCTGACCTTTTCAGATAATCTTTATGAAGGTGAGGGCGGCTTAGCATCTCTTCTGGTTGAAATCTATCCACAGGGCTTTAAATACCTCGATTTCAGGCAGTTTGTGTATCTGCTGAAGTATTTTCCGAAGGTAATTACGGAAAAAAACTATTTTTATTTAAAATATTTAATTTCAAGGCTGACAAACCAGCCATATGGAATTTTAGAGGGCAATTTTGTAAGGAGCGGTTTTAATCAAAACGGAGATTTTATCTGGCATTTAAACAGACAGCCAAAGACATTTACTCCCTCAAAGTGGAACACTAAAAATACTTCTTTTGAACTGACAGACTTTTTAAACAGATACGCCGATGAGCTAAAAACAAAAGGAGTAAAAATTTATTTTAGCTTCCCTCCTGTCGATATAGAAGATTATAATTTAAACAAAGGATTTATAAACCTGGTTGAACTAAATATCAGGAAAAAATTAAATTTTGATATTTTGAATAAACCTGAGGATACTCATTTTGACATGCTTGAAATGTACGACTCCCCGTACCACCTCAATGCCAAAGGCAGAGAACGTTTTGCCGTCAAAATAATTAACGGACTGAAAACATATGCCGGTGATGGCCGGCGGTAGATGTTCTGCAACTTGGTATGATTATTATATATCCTTTGTAAACTCCTTAAGAGTGGGTAAGTCGGTAATTTCCTTAAGGCCGAAGTACTGAAGAAATTCCTTGGTAGTGCTGAAAAGGAGGGGTTTTCCAGGTGCGTCTTTACGTCCGATTATTTTTACCAGGTTTCTTTCAAGCAGAATCTTAATAGTCCAGTCTGAGCTTACACCTCTAATTTCCTCAATTTCAACCCTTGTAATGGGCTGCTTATATGCTACAATAGCGAGGGTTTCAAGGGCTGTAATAGAAAGTTTTCCCATAGTTTTTGATTTCTTTAATACTTTTGCCCAGTGCGCATAGGCCGGATTTGTTGTCATTTGGTAGCCCCCTGCGATTTCAGTTATAACTATTCCGCCGTTTCTCTCCTTATAGGTACTTGTCAGAGTATTAATTACAGACATTATTTCACCATCTGTGAAATTGGTAATCCTTTTTATATCAGATGCAGAAAGAGGGTCGCCGGCTATAAACAACAGGGTCTCAATTACTGCAATCTGCTGCATTTTTTCCATAATATATAATTTCCCTTATGTTTATCTGTATTTTTTCATTTATGTTATAAAATCAAAATAATAATTTATTAGTATAAACAAAAATACAGGAAAAAAGAGTTTAAAATCGTATATAATTGTATCTGTTATGAAAGCGTTGGTGACCGGAGCAACCGGCTTTATAGGGAGCCACTTAGTGGAAGAGCTGATACGACAGGGCTACTATGTAACGTGCTTAGTCAGAGACGGCTCCGATCTGAAGTGGATAGAGGGTTATCCTGTTAAGAAACTCACAGGTGACTGTTTAAATCCTGAAATCCTTAATAGTACCCCGGAGCAGTTTGATTACGTTTTTCACCTAGCCGGCCTAACAAAGGAGGCAAAATCCGGAGACTTTTACAGTACCAACGTAACGGGGACGGATAATCTGTTAAAAAATGTGGTTAAATATAATAGAAACATAAAAAGATTTGTGCATATCAGCAGCCTCGCAGTAGGGGGGCCCTCAATGGATGGAATGCCGTTGTGCCCGTGCACACCACCCAATCCGGTGTCCGACTACGGCAGGAGTAAACTTCAGGGCGAGGAGGCGGTAGCCAGGCACAGTGGTGAGATTCCGGTAACAATAATAAGACCACCGGCAGTTTACGGTCCCAGGGATAAGGATTTTTACATGCTTTTTAAAATGGTTAAACGCGGGTATTTGCCATTTTGGGGCAAGTCGTTTTATTCATTTATATATGTGGAGGATTTGACAAGGGGTATAGCAAACTCGGTTAAGACGGATAAGTCTGTGGGAAAAA encodes the following:
- a CDS encoding amidohydrolase family protein, with translation MKIDMHCHAWGCGKDIANADNEAFYLIGNNSHWFVNSVFSYIQRNVSSFLPNNKKDCFTTDDFFEFFYWALSTSKEIDAVVVLALDAPFSANNGALMSNICEFWVPNKFTINRIKTMNYNLRINRINKSVYYGASVNPNRRDWIEEFDYALETGSPVLFKLVPSAQHIDLTDKRYVKFYKKLSDNNMPLLCHTGPEYALTEGIKHMERDEFEKLRLPLECGVTVIAAHCAAPVFPTDVNRVGEFCRFMEWADREGLKLYADTSNLSLSTRMHVISEILTGIPSNRMLHGSDFPIPVESTPIMPSPFNNITLTDYLQILATSNPLDRDVVIKRAHGFSDATLSTALKVLNLPDK
- a CDS encoding deoxyguanosinetriphosphate triphosphohydrolase, whose amino-acid sequence is MTIREQTEQIERTVLSPRACLSINSKGRRRAEQEGDIRTCFQRDRDRIIHAKSFRRLKHKTQVFLAPKGDHYRTRLTHVLEVSQISRTIARALRLNEDLTEAIALGHDLGHTPFGHAGESVLRKIHPGGFDHYVQSLRVVDFIEKDGRGLNLTHEVRDGIIKHSKGKGSILPDNSAKMAETLEGQVVRISDIIAYVNHDLDDALRAEVIQKTDIPSEISNAIGDTHAKRINTMVTDLVQNTIDNNLDTLKMSEPVLGAVYKLREFLYERVYESDRLKSEFIKAKHILESLYGYYLENIQLILEHIPTEADEHDHTIVRDFIACMTDRFALARYERIFIPERWTDI
- a CDS encoding histidinol phosphate phosphatase domain-containing protein, with translation MIDLHTHSIFSDGELIPSELVARAADCGYKAIAITDHVDTSNLGSVVPNIVRIAGDLNRYWSIRVIPGVEITHVPAQMIADIAKEARSLGAKVVLVHGETIVEPIAKGTNRAAIEAGVDVLAHPGLITEEDVELAKHRGVALEISARKGHCLSNGYVAKMALKHSALLVINSDSHGPQDLINRTMAEAILLSAGIGRDDIAAVFKNSEDIVSKLKI
- a CDS encoding tetratricopeptide repeat protein, encoding MPKQIKKKTVKHTKQGEELKGTLHEISSFYERQKKEIHIAAGILAFLLLATVAVIGYMKYTAAEAENLKMTGFANYYSPPGADRPERLKTALDAFVRSNSLKPSPLTMLYIASCNYELGKQDEAVKLLVDLNLKYAQNNEILPLSYLKLFNIYRERKDFEKALETVKALYALRTSIYKDVALNEWAMLLTEMGKAQEGKDKYEELKKNYPNSPYVMKDTDNPMLSGTEESPLTLDDIKAPEPAPETRSDNKTVEKPQSDNKTVVKSQSDNVTVKPKPKPKTDDKKVKSKQNHHDKKKTKE
- a CDS encoding YjfK family protein gives rise to the protein MSGAGIFRHIHEKSKVKLTGVFRKKPERIDINLPLGIKINSMIRLDETKFITNADVLKVQSPGGGIHTVVAGEKFMIGSLKVYRFYIEENESRNQSVLQIPVANDEIEGIVLYQIIEEVYPQSDEQWDFWLNEGTGCIGYKDFKIQEEDGKETLYYRLWGGDERYTKPIFFRSVISTDSYGITGMKTESHGMVYGREISETLQEYLFIVHEKLLDNDRELEEAKVVLMAGIDIDLAEIDVLV
- a CDS encoding OsmC family protein; its protein translation is MSEEQEIQGLEREVEGYKSKVSTVFKATLNWDRDFIFVGRTQRGYEIEYDANVQWGCQPSEPFMMSLGACIATDCVMFLQKMKVEITAFKVDITGVKPETPPQYFSGFDIMLNITAKNITEKKVQRAINLSLDKYCGIYHSLRKDVKLDVKYQINNVE
- a CDS encoding acyl carrier protein; amino-acid sequence: MAITYPSLPESYMALNKLTDTMKDTVRKILSSVLELPEEAITGSSSPETIEQWDSFNHIKIIAALESEFNIELSAEDGIRMQSIELIETTLLKYL
- a CDS encoding MBOAT family protein, with protein sequence MLFNSVQFAIFFPIVTILYFTLPFKYRNLMLLTASVIFYMAFIPAYILILAFLIMLDFTCGILIEDSPVHRKKFYLILSIISTCCVLFVFKYFNFFINNISYAANLLHVDYSFATLNIVLPLGLSFHTFQSLSYVIEVYRGNQKTERNILTYALYVMFYPQLVAGPIERPQNLLKQFYEEYKPDYERITNGLKLMAYGLFKKVVVADRLAVFVDRAYASPEQNAGIPMIIATIFFSFQIFCDFSGYTDIALGSAEVMGFKLRQNFRQPYLSHSISEFWKRWHISLTTWFKDYIYDYIYIALGGHKCSKTLFHLNVLIVFFISGLWHGANWTFVLWGVLIGIYSIVGNLTKNFRGKIVKTIGLHKLGIVYKVWQIIIVFILMTFSFILFRAKNLSDAFYIIKTLFINIGNISNLHYLKAVLATPQFSLLDLSISVVAVLFIETVHVFQTRYRIRDWLSSRPFIFRWSVYWAGALSIIFLGVFSNNQFIYFAF
- the scpB gene encoding SMC-Scp complex subunit ScpB codes for the protein MEKMQQIAVIETLLFIAGDPLSASDIKRITNFTDGEIMSVINTLTSTYKERNGGIVITEIAGGYQMTTNPAYAHWAKVLKKSKTMGKLSITALETLAIVAYKQPITRVEIEEIRGVSSDWTIKILLERNLVKIIGRKDAPGKPLLFSTTKEFLQYFGLKEITDLPTLKEFTKDI
- a CDS encoding NAD-dependent epimerase/dehydratase family protein → MKALVTGATGFIGSHLVEELIRQGYYVTCLVRDGSDLKWIEGYPVKKLTGDCLNPEILNSTPEQFDYVFHLAGLTKEAKSGDFYSTNVTGTDNLLKNVVKYNRNIKRFVHISSLAVGGPSMDGMPLCPCTPPNPVSDYGRSKLQGEEAVARHSGEIPVTIIRPPAVYGPRDKDFYMLFKMVKRGYLPFWGKSFYSFIYVEDLTRGIANSVKTDKSVGKTYYLTDTEMYSNEFLADTIAGELNCKYIKLRIPIGVVPLLAKVISKLSKASIINSDKIAELKHTHWVCNCEDASKDFSFKPEVTLREGIRWTANWYKINKWL